In Moorella sp. Hama-1, a single genomic region encodes these proteins:
- a CDS encoding acyl-CoA dehydratase activase translates to MNSIYLGLDVGSVSTNVIALDAGSGQLLASVYLRTRGQPIPAIQEGLREIRDTLGRDITVAGVGTTGSGRGLAAVMVGADVVKNEITAHAVAASQVVPGVQTVLEIGGQDSKIIILRQGVVIDFAMNTVCAAGTGSFLDQQAARLGIPIENFGRLALGAQNPVRIAGRCAVFAESDMIHKQQQGHPLDDIVAGLCEALVRNYLNNVGKGKEILPPVVFQGGVAANAGMRQAFSRALGTEVIVPEHYGVMGAFGAALLAREAAPGASTFRGFELTDREFRTGGFDCRGCANHCEVVELREGGNVLARWGDRCGKWSNAVAV, encoded by the coding sequence TTGAACTCTATTTACCTGGGCCTCGACGTTGGCTCCGTCAGCACCAACGTCATTGCCCTGGACGCCGGTAGTGGCCAGCTGCTGGCCTCAGTTTACCTGCGGACCCGCGGCCAGCCCATCCCGGCCATCCAGGAGGGCTTGCGGGAGATCAGGGATACCCTGGGCCGGGACATCACCGTCGCCGGCGTCGGCACCACCGGCAGCGGCCGCGGCCTGGCGGCCGTCATGGTGGGAGCCGATGTGGTCAAAAATGAAATCACCGCCCACGCCGTGGCCGCCAGCCAGGTGGTGCCCGGCGTGCAGACGGTGCTGGAGATCGGTGGCCAGGACTCTAAAATAATCATCCTGCGCCAGGGCGTAGTCATCGACTTCGCCATGAATACCGTCTGCGCCGCCGGCACCGGTTCCTTCCTGGACCAGCAGGCGGCCCGCCTGGGGATACCCATCGAGAATTTCGGCCGCCTGGCCCTAGGGGCGCAGAACCCGGTGCGGATAGCCGGGCGCTGTGCTGTCTTTGCCGAATCCGACATGATCCATAAACAACAGCAGGGCCACCCCCTGGATGACATCGTTGCCGGCCTGTGCGAGGCCCTGGTACGCAACTACCTGAATAACGTCGGCAAGGGGAAGGAGATCCTGCCGCCGGTGGTCTTCCAGGGCGGGGTGGCGGCCAATGCCGGCATGCGCCAGGCCTTCAGCCGCGCCCTGGGGACGGAGGTCATCGTCCCGGAACACTACGGCGTCATGGGCGCCTTCGGTGCCGCCCTCCTGGCCAGGGAAGCCGCCCCTGGAGCCAGTACTTTCCGGGGCTTTGAACTTACCGACAGGGAATTCCGCACCGGCGGTTTCGATTGCCGGGGCTGCGCCAACCACTGCGAGGTGGTGGAATTGAGGGAAGGCGGTAATGTCCTGGCTCGTTGGGGCGACCGCTGCGGCAAGTGGAGTAACGCCGTGGCCGTTTAA